A single region of the Chryseobacterium sp. 6424 genome encodes:
- a CDS encoding restriction endonuclease subunit S, with amino-acid sequence MTEEIHYKSAASRWFHQIPDDWHISKLKFLVNIFTGNSLNDGEKLRFSFDENPELKGYNYISSKDIDVGTRMCNYDTGIIIPTSETKYKVAPSNSTLLCIEGGSAGKKITFTTEDVCFVNKLACFKSTETTHSKFVYYFLQSNEFKNQFQSSLSGLIGGVSLTNLNDFEIPVPPLSEQQKIADFLDRKTTQNDTIIEKKQKLLQLLEEKKKSVINEAVTKGLNPNVPMKDSGIEWIGDIPESWEVSKLGYLGSFQNGVSKGGDYFGTGYPFVNYGDIYKNFSLPLKVEALANSTEEDRISYSVEKGDVFFTRTSETIEEIGIASTCLETIPNAVFSGFTIRFRPDLNSSLFEGFSKYFFRSNYVRISFTKEMNLVTRASLSQTLLKSLTIFLPSLEEQKSIAKYLDNYEKKFFEVSQKLNFQIEKLKEYRQSIISEAVTGKIAVSN; translated from the coding sequence ATGACAGAAGAGATTCATTACAAAAGCGCCGCATCAAGATGGTTTCATCAAATTCCTGACGATTGGCACATTTCTAAACTTAAATTTTTGGTAAACATCTTTACCGGAAATAGCTTGAATGATGGCGAAAAACTAAGATTCTCCTTTGATGAGAATCCTGAATTAAAAGGCTATAACTATATTTCCTCTAAGGATATTGATGTTGGCACCAGAATGTGCAACTACGACACAGGTATTATTATTCCTACTTCAGAAACAAAATATAAAGTAGCACCGTCTAATTCAACTTTGCTTTGCATTGAAGGTGGAAGTGCAGGTAAAAAAATTACTTTCACAACGGAGGACGTGTGTTTTGTTAATAAGTTAGCTTGTTTTAAATCAACAGAAACTACTCATTCTAAATTCGTATACTATTTTCTTCAATCCAATGAGTTTAAAAATCAGTTTCAAAGTTCATTATCGGGATTAATTGGTGGTGTTTCGCTAACCAATTTAAATGATTTTGAAATTCCTGTTCCGCCACTTTCAGAACAACAAAAAATCGCCGATTTCCTCGACCGGAAAACCACGCAGAATGACACCATCATCGAGAAAAAACAGAAACTCCTCCAGCTCCTCGAAGAAAAGAAAAAATCCGTCATCAATGAAGCCGTTACCAAAGGTCTCAACCCAAATGTTCCCATGAAAGATTCAGGGATTGAATGGATTGGCGATATTCCGGAGAGTTGGGAGGTTTCTAAACTTGGTTATTTAGGTTCTTTTCAGAATGGTGTAAGTAAAGGCGGTGATTATTTTGGAACAGGTTATCCCTTTGTTAATTATGGAGATATTTATAAAAATTTCTCTTTACCATTAAAGGTTGAAGCATTGGCAAATTCTACTGAAGAAGATAGAATTAGTTATTCTGTGGAAAAGGGAGATGTTTTTTTTACAAGAACTTCAGAAACTATAGAAGAAATTGGGATTGCGTCAACCTGTTTAGAAACTATTCCGAATGCAGTTTTTTCAGGTTTTACTATAAGATTTAGACCTGATTTAAACAGTAGCTTATTTGAAGGTTTTTCAAAATATTTTTTTAGAAGCAATTATGTAAGAATAAGTTTTACGAAAGAAATGAATTTGGTAACGAGAGCGTCATTAAGCCAAACATTATTAAAATCATTGACTATTTTTTTGCCGAGTTTGGAAGAACAAAAATCTATTGCAAAATATCTTGATAATTATGAAAAGAAATTTTTTGAAGTATCTCAAAAATTAAATTTTCAAATTGAAAAACTTAAAGAATATCGCCAATCCATAATATCTGAAGCAGTAACGGGAAAAATTGCAGTTTCAAATTAA
- a CDS encoding class I SAM-dependent DNA methyltransferase, whose protein sequence is MSKKRPDVKFIFEITDKVLWNTFKKNEIGDVLLPFVVLRRIDSILKDKNEAVRSAYEKFKGKVADDKLEPILKKSAGNLNFYNISKHTLESLKESTKTIEIDFHNYINGFNPVVTEILDNFQFEKIVARLIKNKLLYEMIQAITRVDLSLQNYDNHQMGYIFEELIRISNEQSNETAGEHFTPRDVIELMYKVMFSTKKEELSQPGTIRTIYDPTLGTGGMINLAKNYILDELVSGNQKPTIFTYGQEINEQSYAIAKAEALITGGDVDNIKHGNTLTNDLFPDKKFHFQLANPPYGVTWAKDYDFVSNEAMNPAGRFYNGLPAKSDGQLLFLQHMISKMEHNGGKIAVVTNGSPLFSGGAGSGESDIRKYIISNDLLDCIVSLPKDMFYNTGIGTYIWFLDNNKPAHRRGKVQLINASDVEDRRAGKEGFAVVNKRSLGNKRNDILDRHIDEVVKLYTAFEENTYSKIFENDFFGYFSADVFVADPDNPKAKAKKHSTERIPLTAKIQDYFAENIVPHLPGAFPDPNKIKIGYEINFSKYFYQYVPLRPSKEVQAEIEALEFGDNGEKGISNLIKELFA, encoded by the coding sequence ATGTCCAAAAAACGCCCCGACGTTAAATTTATCTTCGAAATCACCGATAAAGTCCTCTGGAACACCTTCAAGAAAAACGAAATTGGAGATGTACTTTTGCCTTTCGTTGTGCTTCGCCGTATCGACTCCATTCTGAAAGACAAAAACGAAGCGGTGCGCTCTGCCTACGAAAAATTCAAAGGCAAAGTTGCCGATGACAAACTCGAGCCGATTCTGAAAAAGTCAGCCGGAAATCTCAATTTCTACAACATCTCAAAACACACCTTGGAATCCCTTAAAGAATCCACCAAAACCATTGAAATTGATTTCCACAATTACATTAACGGTTTCAATCCGGTCGTAACAGAAATCTTGGACAACTTCCAGTTCGAGAAAATCGTGGCGCGTCTCATCAAAAACAAACTGCTTTACGAAATGATTCAGGCTATCACGAGGGTAGATTTGTCATTACAGAATTACGACAATCACCAGATGGGCTACATTTTCGAGGAACTCATCCGCATTTCCAATGAGCAGTCCAACGAAACTGCGGGGGAACACTTCACCCCACGCGATGTAATCGAGTTAATGTATAAAGTGATGTTCTCCACCAAAAAGGAAGAACTTTCACAACCGGGAACCATCCGTACCATCTACGATCCCACACTCGGAACGGGCGGTATGATCAACTTGGCGAAAAATTATATTTTGGATGAATTGGTTTCAGGAAATCAAAAACCAACTATTTTCACTTACGGGCAGGAAATTAACGAACAGTCTTATGCCATTGCAAAAGCAGAGGCACTCATTACCGGTGGCGATGTGGACAATATCAAGCACGGCAACACGCTTACCAACGATTTGTTTCCCGATAAAAAATTTCATTTCCAGTTGGCAAATCCGCCGTATGGCGTTACCTGGGCAAAGGATTACGATTTCGTTTCCAATGAGGCAATGAATCCTGCCGGAAGATTCTACAACGGACTTCCTGCAAAAAGCGATGGTCAGTTGCTGTTTCTTCAGCATATGATTTCCAAAATGGAACACAACGGTGGTAAAATTGCCGTCGTTACCAATGGTTCTCCGCTCTTTTCTGGTGGTGCCGGAAGTGGCGAAAGCGACATCCGCAAATACATAATTTCCAACGATTTGCTCGACTGTATCGTGTCCCTGCCGAAAGATATGTTCTACAACACCGGCATTGGCACTTATATTTGGTTTTTAGACAATAACAAACCAGCACACCGCCGTGGCAAGGTGCAGCTCATCAACGCTTCCGATGTGGAAGACCGCCGTGCTGGAAAAGAAGGTTTCGCCGTAGTCAACAAACGCAGTTTGGGAAATAAAAGGAATGATATTCTCGATCGACATATTGATGAAGTGGTAAAACTCTACACCGCTTTTGAGGAAAATACCTATTCTAAAATATTTGAAAACGATTTCTTTGGTTACTTCAGCGCCGATGTATTTGTAGCAGATCCTGATAACCCCAAAGCGAAAGCAAAAAAGCACAGCACCGAGCGCATACCGCTGACGGCGAAGATCCAAGATTACTTTGCGGAAAACATTGTTCCGCATCTTCCCGGTGCATTTCCTGATCCCAATAAAATAAAAATTGGCTACGAAATCAATTTCTCCAAATACTTCTACCAGTATGTGCCATTGCGTCCTTCCAAAGAAGTGCAGGCAGAAATTGAAGCCCTAGAATTCGGCGACAATGGCGAAAAAGGAATATCAAATTTAATTAAAGAACTTTTTGCTTAA
- a CDS encoding AAA family ATPase, with the protein MSNSLGFHHFRKFKEFPSIEFGDITFLVGKNNSGKSTFIKALVLFEQFLKSEDWSVFKFDSQDADSVNFSTYSRAYHKNLDYRSRGNFIDIIYRIGVYQFYIKVTGNQNNTKADVLEISFSDLADQFVFSFFPAINYFKIENKTEYFRNQQIVKDEHKDGKGEEFLKQITGAIKNISLELDSIENKLSPEYIENLTERNRLEQLYSRSLKEQKSKSLNKSNDIASFFLECNTTTSIPSKLFGEVTKTFLSKYDILFKKSQSKTLRGKSLLEFENLRYFYQKIRYFEYTMSSILELQKQRASLYLPATLQKQLSLLPTRSKENKLGQAAYAYANLDFENRSECDIFITKWFRFFDIGEKLEVSVIEGDYSIVEIVSADNKKILLADLGMGAVQIVKLVIQLAVCIFERSSDVRKKIIIIEEPEMNLHPKLQSELCDLFYDVYSRGIELIIETHSEYLIRKTQLFVKEKELQIAPNENPFTVLYFDEEKIAWSMQYREDGKFKNEFGTGFFDESTNLAFELL; encoded by the coding sequence ATGAGCAATAGTTTAGGTTTTCACCACTTTAGAAAATTCAAAGAATTTCCAAGCATTGAGTTTGGCGACATCACCTTTTTGGTAGGTAAAAATAATTCCGGAAAATCAACTTTTATTAAAGCACTGGTTTTATTCGAGCAGTTTTTAAAATCCGAAGATTGGTCTGTTTTCAAATTTGACAGTCAAGATGCTGATTCGGTCAATTTTTCAACGTATTCACGAGCTTACCATAAAAATTTAGATTATCGGTCCCGCGGTAATTTTATAGATATTATTTATCGAATCGGAGTATATCAATTCTATATAAAAGTTACTGGAAATCAAAATAATACCAAAGCAGATGTTTTAGAAATTTCCTTTAGTGATTTAGCTGACCAATTTGTTTTTTCATTTTTTCCAGCTATTAACTACTTTAAAATTGAAAATAAAACAGAATATTTCAGAAATCAACAGATTGTTAAAGATGAGCACAAAGACGGTAAAGGCGAAGAATTCCTAAAGCAAATTACCGGTGCAATTAAAAACATAAGTCTAGAATTAGATTCTATTGAAAACAAATTGTCACCGGAATATATTGAAAACCTAACTGAAAGAAATAGGTTGGAACAACTGTATAGTAGAAGTCTAAAAGAACAAAAGTCAAAATCTTTAAATAAGTCTAATGACATAGCTTCTTTTTTCCTGGAGTGCAACACCACTACTTCAATTCCTAGTAAACTGTTTGGCGAGGTTACTAAAACATTCCTCTCCAAATATGATATACTATTTAAAAAATCTCAATCAAAGACACTTAGAGGTAAGAGTCTTCTCGAATTCGAGAATTTACGATATTTTTATCAAAAAATCAGATATTTCGAATATACTATGTCGTCTATTCTTGAATTACAAAAACAAAGGGCGTCATTATATCTACCGGCAACTCTGCAAAAACAATTATCATTATTGCCAACTCGTTCAAAGGAGAATAAACTTGGCCAGGCTGCTTATGCGTATGCTAATCTGGATTTTGAAAATAGGTCCGAGTGCGATATCTTTATAACTAAGTGGTTTCGTTTTTTTGATATCGGTGAGAAGCTGGAAGTATCAGTTATAGAAGGGGATTATTCCATTGTTGAAATCGTTTCAGCCGACAATAAAAAGATATTACTAGCTGATTTAGGGATGGGTGCTGTGCAAATAGTAAAATTGGTAATACAGTTGGCTGTTTGCATATTTGAAAGGAGCTCAGATGTTAGAAAAAAGATAATCATCATAGAGGAGCCGGAAATGAACTTGCATCCAAAATTACAGAGTGAACTTTGCGATTTGTTCTACGATGTTTATTCAAGAGGTATAGAACTAATTATAGAAACACATTCCGAATACCTCATTCGAAAAACTCAACTTTTTGTCAAAGAAAAAGAACTGCAGATAGCTCCAAATGAAAATCCTTTCACCGTGCTTTATTTTGATGAGGAAAAAATAGCATGGTCCATGCAATACCGTGAAGATGGCAAATTCAAAAACGAATTCGGGACCGGCTTTTTTGACGAGTCAACTAACCTTGCTTTTGAATTACTTTAA